In Juglans microcarpa x Juglans regia isolate MS1-56 chromosome 8D, Jm3101_v1.0, whole genome shotgun sequence, the following are encoded in one genomic region:
- the LOC121242768 gene encoding LOW QUALITY PROTEIN: cytochrome P450 CYP82D47-like (The sequence of the model RefSeq protein was modified relative to this genomic sequence to represent the inferred CDS: inserted 2 bases in 1 codon; substituted 1 base at 1 genomic stop codon) encodes MLFEFLSFTAFMAIILVLFLFFLFLLWIWRRTQKTAPQKILPPKAGGAWPIIGHLHLLLLGGMQPAHITLGDMADKNGPIFSINLGMHRAIVVSSSKIAKECFTTNDKVFANYTKALAAELMGYNYVMFGFSPYGSYWRHVRRIATLEVLSNHRIEMFKHIQESEVNTAIKEIYEYLSAKNNNALVEMRRWFGYVTLNVVFMMVIKKRIAWIVTKDEDEGNDQCRNAMRDFFVLSGTFVASYVLPYLRWFDLGGYKKAMKKTAKKLDQELEGWLEEHKQRRIYGEVKKGHQDFMDVMLSIFVDSEVNSSYDADTITKATCLGLILAGTDTTTVTMTWALSLLLNNREVLKKVQQELDLQIGRDRSVMESYVKNLVYLXVVIKETXRLYLAAPLSAPHESLEDCTLAGYHIPTGTHLLVNLSKIHRDPQVWTDPTEFHPERFLTSHKDVDFKGQHFELIPFGSRRRVCPGISFALQVMQLTLANFLHAFEISTVPADEPVDMTEKVRLTSLKATQLEVHLTPRLPSLAYA; translated from the exons ATGCTCTTTGAATTCTTGTCTTTCACTGCTTTTATGGCCATTATACTTGTcctatttctctttttcttatttctacTTTGGATATGGAGGAGAACTCAAAAAACTGCCCCTCAAAAGATACTTCCACCAAAAGCAGGTGGTGCATGGCCTATAATCGGCCACCTCCACCTATTACTATTAGGAGGGATGCAACCAGCTCATATAACCCTAGGTGACATGGCTGACAAGAACGGACCAATCTTCAGTATCAACTTGGGCATGCATAGAGCTATAGTAGTAAGCAGTTCAAAGATAGCTAAAGAGTGTTTCACTACCAACGATAAAGTCTTTGCCAACTATACAAAAGCTTTGGCGGCAGAACTCATGGGTTACAACTACGTCATGTTCGGATTCAGCCCATATGGTTCCTATTGGCGCCATGTTCGAAGAATAGCCACTCTTGAGGTCCTCTCAAATCACCGTATCGAGATGTTCAAACACATCCAAGAGTCAGAGGTAAACACGGCTATAAAAGAGATCTACGAGTACTTGTCGGCCAAGAACAACAATGCATTAGTGGAGATGAGAAGATGGTTCGGCTATGTAACCCTAAACGTTGTGTTTATGATGGTTATAAAGAAGCGAATTGCTTGGATTGTAACCAAGGATGAGGATGAAGGAAATGATCAATGTCGAAATGCGATGAGAGATTTCTTTGTGCTGAGTGGGACATTTGTAGCATCATATGTGCTTCCATATCTAAGATGGTTCGACTTGGGTGGGTACAAGAAGGCAATGAAGAAAACTGCAAAAAAATTAGATCAGGAGCTTGAAGGATGGCTAGAAGAACACAAGCAAAGAAGAATTTATGGGGAGGTAAAGAAGGGACATCAAGACTTTATGGATGTGATGTTGTCTATTTTCGTTGATAGTGAAGTGAATTCAAGTTATGATGCTGATACAATCACCAAGGCTACTTGTCTG GGCCTCATCTTAGCGGGTACAGATACAACGACGGTGACAATGACGTGGGCACTCTCTCTACTTCTTAATAACCGAGAGGTTCTTAAGAAAGTCCAACAAGAATTAGACCTCCAAATTGGTAGAGATAGGTCAGTGATGGAATCATATGTGAAAAACCTAGTCTATCTTTAAGTTGTTATCAAAGAAAC ACGTTTATATCTCGCTGCGCCACTTTCTGCGCCGCACGAGTCTCTTGAGGATTGCACTTTGGCAGGTTACCACATCCCAACGGGCACCCATCTTCTTGTTAATCTATCAAAGATTCATAGAGATCCACAAGTGTGGACAGATCCAACAGAATTTCACCCAGAAAGATTCCTTACAAGCCACAAAGATGTTGACTTTAAGGGCCAGCATTTTGAGCTCATACCATTTGGTAGCAGGAGGAGAGTTTGTCCAGGAATCTCATTTGCACTTCAAGTTATGCAACTCACACTTGCGAACTTCTTGCATGCCTTTGAGATTTCGACAGTACCAGCAGATGAACCAGTAGACATGACTGAGAAAGTCAGACTTACATCCCTAAAAGCCACCCAACTAGAAGTCCATCTCACTCCACGCCTTCCTTCCTTAGCATATGCATGA